The Epinephelus lanceolatus isolate andai-2023 chromosome 10, ASM4190304v1, whole genome shotgun sequence genomic sequence GAAACTGCATTTGAATTTCCAAGCATTGTGCATCCTTTATGTTTCCACTAAAGTACTTAATATTCACCTGGACAGAATGAGGCAAACGTAAAATGTCTACAGATATACTAAACCAGTAGTAAAGCATATTGTATAACTGGACTTCAGCCCAATGGAAATGAGCTGTTACACATAAATTATAGAccatcattttaacaacagttgTTTGCATAACAAAATATGCCAAAGTCAGTGGCTGCTGTTGCATTTTTCAAAAATTAGTGATCTGGCATACATTAAAGATGCAATGAAGGAACTCAAAAAAGAGCTGGATGACACTTATCAACAAGCACTTTGCAATCCAAAGTCAATATGTGTCAATTAAACTGGCAAATTCATCATCAAAGTCATTCCAGCCTAAGTCTATGAAGGCCTGCTCTAGCTAAAGTAGCAAGTGAGCTAACCCtcctttttattctgttttacagtttgtacTCAACATTTGATATTTTGTCCCCAGGGCGGAGGAAATGCCCTCACATTCACTACTCTTCTACACTTAGAGTCCTcccagtcttttttttcttctcttcagaCCAAATTTAATTTGGCTGATATTGTGCAGGCTGATCTAATaacattttccatattttgtgAGCCACATCATGTATTAGATTTTCTACCCCATGCTGCATCTGTCATCTGTTCCCCCAGCTTTCTTGTCCTTTCCATGCAAGTAGGAGCACTTTTGTACATTGTTCAGTAACTACATAAGGTGATAGTTTACTCGTTGtgtatgtacgtgtgtgtgcacacaactGATTTTTCAAACACTATGAGCTAATGGTCTTTGTATTTGGCAGTGTCTGGCTTGttaatttaaatattcattttaaatcaTTACATGGACCAATCAATTTTTTGAAAGTCTTCTTGGGTTCATTAGTGATAGGCTGCAGTTGTGACGTTTTTGCATGCAGAAATCTTAATCAGTTTTGACATTTAAAACTAATAATCATACTTTTGTTTAGTGCGTTCAATGGTAAATCATTTAAGATCTGTATGCAAACACGTGTTTCTGTGTTCATGGATATGGACATAAGCTGCCCTTCACATTACTGATGAAGGCTGTCATTAGTATATTTAATCATATATTTTATGGGCAGATTTTGCAGACACCATGCTTGGAACACTGGAACAAATGCTGCATTGTGTATTATTTATGAGaccatttaatcatttttattactGTTTTCCGAAAGTTTATCATGGAAAGAGCTAAtcattttgttatgttttgtaCCGTAGAACTGCTGGTTGATGGAGTTTGTGCGGCGGAGTGGTGACTACTGCCACGCCCAACACATTTAGAGCCTGTCTGGGATGAAGCTGCACAATGCAGTCCTGCGGCTGTGAAACCTGAAAGACCGTTGGCCTTTGCCCTCTGAACCAGCCAGCTGATGGGGTAACTCGTGGGGCCTCGACACTGGAAGCTAACTGGAGAGAGAAGGAACGAGAGCACTattgagagacacagagagagaaggactgAAGCAGTGACAATAAGAGAGATaaaagcagagagacagacagagagagagagagagctgcacaCTGTGACTTCCTGAACTGTAGGATACAGTCAAGTGATGGAGTAAGACAACAGGATCTCAGAATTGGGGAAAATACTTTCAAGGCGATAAAAAACAAAGTCCCCCAACAGGAAGTTGACAAGAGACAGGAAGTCCTGGAGACCTGATTTAAACAGCTACCTGCTTCAGCTCGAGCCAAAGGTGAGGCGTGGCTGGTAACCAGAGCTTGACTAAATATAGTGATGTACCAACACCTTTACCTCCTGACTTGTTCTGGCCTGATTACAGGATGCTGTGGTCATTTGTTTACTTTGGTCAGTGTGTTCTGAAAGCTTTTAGCTTTAGCATTTATCCACAATAATGTATTACATCCCAGACCTTGCATAGAAATACATTACCTTGTACATTTTCAGTgctatttcacatttttttttagaagttGTTGCACGATGAAAATACAGGTGAAATTACCTTATTTGAGTCCAGGTATGGCTCTCCTGTGTTCTTGGGAAGTGTAAACCAAAATAACATGGTACTCTGTAATATGAATATGCAGCATTGGCTACGACAAGCTCCTTTAGTCAGACAGTTAAGCCCAAAGTCGTCACTGGCTTCATATTTGCTTCTGTTTGACCAGCATGTGAGGACTCTGATATCAACCCAATAGTTCTTATCAGTACCCCAACAAGAAtagtgtctgtgtatgtgtttgggtATGTTACGCACCCCTGaattattgaaattaaaattcCATCCTAAAATACACTCACATCCCTGTTATCTTATTTGAAATGTGAGAAAGAGCAATGCCAGTCCACAAGAGACACTCTATAAAGCACATGCTCCATTGACAGCTACAACTTtgtcatctttgtttttgtatttgattATAAAATGTATCcgtatctgcattcataaaaTTCAAGATCAGTGAAAGATATGATGATGTGAGACTTTTTAATTTGATGTCTCTTCTCAAACCCGCAGATAAAGTTGAGCAGAGCTACGACAGGAATTATGTTAGGTCAAAACTCAGTGTACCAATAGATAGAGGTGTGAGTTGTCCCACCTTAACAGAGCCTGAGGGAGATGTCAATCAACAGCAGTCTGCGCCTACCTGCACAGTTTGGAGATGAGGTTTAAGAGCCTGTGGGGGTGTAGGGCCTCTCACTACAGTATTAGATTCCTCTTTGAACACCGCTGAGACTTATATAAAACAACCACCAATGAGATTTACATCAAAGGACTGTGAATATGTGACCTTGTTGTGAGTCTGGAGATGTCTTAAGAATGTAACAGGTTTGGTTGCATTTGAAAACACTTGCAGAAATGTGGTCAGGAAGCTTGCAGTGTGTGGGCAGGTTTAGTTGAAAAGACCTTTTTCATAGCAGACATTATGAAtcgtcatagtaggaaaagcacatgTGTTACATCAGTGATGGCTCTGTTATATTCAAGGGTCCCAGTGagcatgacagtgtgacagtgagccagcacaaacaacaataggaccctgaaactgaagcagctaaatagAAATCAGCCATTGGAAATGGTTGAGACAAATCTGGAAAACTGAGTGTTCTGTGGTCAGCAAAACCCAAGTTCAcgccaaaataaaatatacatattaaatgtattttgtagCACTTGGAGCACCACAAACCAAGTGCCACCTagctccattatattggagagaaggcagacatctctacagctgatatcgccaacactcagcaacttacaccaaaacagtctagattaataaataacactatagttgagagaaaaaaatgtatttttgattttagagtCCCTTTAAAGTAACTTTTAGTAACTCGTTAAAGCTGTTTAAGACCTCATGAGGacgttttgtatttttttatatgtcCAAGGACcttaaaaatgccaaatatttgacagcatgttattcatatacagtacatttcTCCTTGACAgtaaaaggtcagaggtcatcctTGGATGTCAAAGGCCACACTGGGCACCATGAATCGTCCAGCTCCAGTGGAACTGTGCCACAAGAACATGAGATTCCTCATCACACACAACCCCACAGACAGCACACTCAGCTCCTTCATAGAGgtaagaaatgtgtgttttcgTGTGTATAAACTGTACGTGTTGTTTCCCTTGCTGACATGCTACTGAAATGACTAAGAGACATTttaactgaattgaattgatctATTGTGTATTGTGAAAATCATCTCCTGTGTCGTCCCTGTCAGGACCTGAAGCGCTACGGTGCCACCACAGTTGTTCGAGTCTGCGATGTCACCTATGATAAAACACCATTGGAGAAAGACGGCATCACTGTGGTGGTGAGCTCATACTTatcacacactaaacacacacgcagcatTCACACTCGGATGTAGtcattctatgacaaaatacagAGTGCCAGGAATACTGTAACTGTTATGCTTTTATTCCAGGATTGGCCGTTTGATGACGGAGCCCCGCCCCCCAGTAAGCTGGTTGATGATTGGTTGAGTCTGCTGAAGAAGAAGTTTCAGGAGGATCCAGGATGCTGCGTGGCTGTTCACTGTGTGGCGGGACTGGGAAGGTGAAAGACAcatctaaaaaacaaacaaacaaacaaacaaacaaaatggatacATCTAATAcagtttgtattattattattatgtgttGAATATAAGACGAGGTGCGATTGGTTGGTTGGAGTCCCACAGTCAGTAGCCTACTGTCCCACACATATGATGATATTGTACACAGCATAATTGGATGATAAGATCTGATAAGTTttgttgtacacacacacacacacacacacacacaggaacagatTCTAGTTAGAAAAGTGACGAAACCTGAGACAAAAGCAGTAGCTGTCATCTGATCGTTCCATTTCcaaacagtatttttaaaactttttcaaGATGAAGATAAATTGGTTatttttacaaagacaacagcaGACTCAACAGACGCagacatgactgtgtgtgtgtgtttgtgcatgcataCAGGGCTCCTGTGCTGGTTGCTCTAGCTCTGATAGAGAGTGGGATGAAGTATGAAGATGCTATCCAACTCATCAGACAGTAAGTTCATTTATATGCTACGTCCTCATCATGCAGAAGTAGCAAGTATGGTGAAAGAGCATTGCTGTAGTAGTCACAAGACAGCTTCATCTAATATGTAAATACTTAACACTATTTAGGAACACATCTTTACACCACAAATACAGTTTATGCAATATTTTAACACTGATGTGTAGAAATGGAAATTCTCTCTCTTTGGTGCCATCTGGTGGTGGTACCAAGGAGGACAATGTGGCATGCTGAGGACCCAATTATAAAGCACTGCTCCAGATTTGGTTTGTGCAATGAGGGTAATTAAGAAGGGTTACATCACACACTTCCATCAAACGCtgcttgtctttgtgtgtttcaggaAGCGTCGTGGAGCCATCAACAGTAAACAACTAACCTACCTGGAGAAATACAGATCCAAGCAGAGACTCCGCTTCAAAGACTCTCATGCACAAAAGAACAAGTGTTGcacaatgtgaacacacacagacacacagacacatacacagacacacacacacgcacacacactcagacatatTGTACCCCTCAAATGCTCTCAGGAATACCACCATACGAGCCTTGTGTCACTGTCACAAACACTAAAATATATGGGCTTCATTAGTCCGTGTGTACCCCGAcaattttgaatgtttttactGCAGCTTTAGACTTCTTGActtttaaagattatttaatCGGCATGTTTGCTTTAAAATATAgtttacagtgaaaaaaaactgacaaagataggcgagggagagaaaaatcacataaaaagtTACGTTTTGTGGCTAATTTGTGATGCATATTTGTTCTAGAGACAGAGCTGGGTCAGAGATAGTGTGTTGAGGTTTATAAATCACATTGTTATTTTTGACGAAACAAATCCATAGTGAACACCAAAGGGGACAAAGGGGATTTATTATGATATAAATTATATTGGCCTTCAAAACCTCAAATCATACCAGATATTTTGTGAGAATACCACTGAATTTACATTACTTTTTACAGATGCTGATTCTGTTTAAACGTCACCTTGATCAGGGTATAAAAGGACATGCAGTATTGCTGTGATTCTTTCTGTTTTATGGAATGAAAAACCCTTTACATAGGCTACCTTTTAAACAATGTTGGGAGACTAAAACtatacacacttaaacacaggGCTAAAATCATTTTAGCgggtcagtgtttttactgtaaatTTGTGTCAAAACTCAAAGTTGACTCTCTCTTTTACATTATTCCTGTTGGTGTCTGTTCTCAGTGTAACTGGAGATACAAGGGCTCATTTTCATCCCACTATTTTCTGCCATTCATTAAAAATCTCTTAAAAAACAGCTTCTAAATTGCTAGGTGAAGCACTGTAGTAAATATAAAGCCTTCATTTGGTGTTGACTAATTCACCGTTTTAATATGACTTCATTGAGCTCAAGTTATGTGTTTACATATCAGTGTGTGCATTATATTATGCTCTGTTTACCGACACCCACAGATGGAGACATCTTtgtcagcagcagctgattTCAAACCAGGaataaagctggggtaggcagtttaatttgGGTATCACTGGGCAAAACCCCCCCGTAATAAACATTAAGCAAATTGAAATTCGAGCggtctgagagaaaacaagacttctgcacctcctcttggctgtCTTCATGTTTTGGAAAATTTGGTCCGTAACaagagactttggccaatcacggGTCACTTCAGACAGAGATTGTTCCTGTTGGCTGTTCTACTAATGCAGATGTGCGAGTATGTCCGTTCGGTGAAAGCCTGACTCAGtggtggagaatcctgcagagaaagttgttATCTccagcttggcaacaaaaaaaataacccAAAGAGGGACgacagacttatcaaaaagagagtctgaaaGAGAATCTGACaataaacacagtaaaacaagtgTCAGTATCAGCACagcatttcagagatggagatgaAATGTTACTAaaagtttagccttctgctaacagGAGCCAgagctggatcagcaaactttctgttgctgctgtgacaaaggtgctgctgctggctacCAGCCTGCTGTGGCACCCGTGGAggatgtattttcaaattctgccctttttcttttttttttttttttgccttttccagatttctgcctaccccagctttacaGTACATATgctgtataaaaatataatagtAGTTCTACAGTAACAATACtttctaaaatgacagaaaggtGTTGTAACTACTAGTTGTAAATAATATGAAATGAGGCATCACTTTTATTCTTCTAGAGGTCCTCTGATTCATCGACG encodes the following:
- the LOC117266034 gene encoding protein tyrosine phosphatase type IVA 3 translates to MSKATLGTMNRPAPVELCHKNMRFLITHNPTDSTLSSFIEDLKRYGATTVVRVCDVTYDKTPLEKDGITVVDWPFDDGAPPPSKLVDDWLSLLKKKFQEDPGCCVAVHCVAGLGRAPVLVALALIESGMKYEDAIQLIRQKRRGAINSKQLTYLEKYRSKQRLRFKDSHAQKNKCCTM